In Heliangelus exortis chromosome 18, bHelExo1.hap1, whole genome shotgun sequence, a single genomic region encodes these proteins:
- the C18H11orf58 gene encoding small acidic protein isoform X2 — protein MSSARESQGHHGLKRAASPDGSSSWEAADLGNEERKQKFLRLMGAGKKEHTGRLVIGDHRSTSHFRTGEEDKKMNEELESQYQQSMDSTMSGRNRRHCGLGFSEFQESEEQEEAAGHSSDESSEDSESGSESEQEESAEELQAAEKHDEAEVPESKKEAKSNYKMMFVKASGS, from the exons ATGAGCTCGGCCAGGGAATCCCAGGGCCACCACGGCCTCAAGCGAGCGGCCTCCCCCGAT GGCTCAAGCAGCTGGGAGGCGGCGGACCTGGGCAACGAGGAGCGGAAACAGAAGTTCCTGCGGCTGATGGGCGCTGGGAAG aaagaacaTACTGGCCGCCTTGTTATCGGAGACCACAGATCAACCTCTCACTTCAGGACAG GGGaagaagacaagaaaatgaatgaagaaCTGGAGTCCCAGTACCAGCAGAGCATGGACAGCACGATGTCTGGACGAAACCGGCGCCACTGTGGACTTGGTTTCAGTGAG TTTCAGGAAAGTGAAGAAcaagaagaggcagctgggcaCTCCTCTGATGAGAGTTCAGAGGACTCCGAAAGTGGCTCTGAGTCAGAGCAAGAGGAGTCTGCAGAGGAGCTACAAGCTGCTGAAAAACATGATGAAGCTGAGGTTCCAGAGagcaaaaaagaagcaaaaagcaacTATAAAATGATGTTTGTTAAAGCCAGTGGTTCATAA
- the C18H11orf58 gene encoding small acidic protein isoform X1: MSSARESQGHHGLKRAASPDGSSSWEAADLGNEERKQKFLRLMGAGKKEHTGRLVIGDHRSTSHFRTGEEDKKMNEELESQYQQSMDSTMSGRNRRHCGLGFSEVFQESEEQEEAAGHSSDESSEDSESGSESEQEESAEELQAAEKHDEAEVPESKKEAKSNYKMMFVKASGS, from the exons ATGAGCTCGGCCAGGGAATCCCAGGGCCACCACGGCCTCAAGCGAGCGGCCTCCCCCGAT GGCTCAAGCAGCTGGGAGGCGGCGGACCTGGGCAACGAGGAGCGGAAACAGAAGTTCCTGCGGCTGATGGGCGCTGGGAAG aaagaacaTACTGGCCGCCTTGTTATCGGAGACCACAGATCAACCTCTCACTTCAGGACAG GGGaagaagacaagaaaatgaatgaagaaCTGGAGTCCCAGTACCAGCAGAGCATGGACAGCACGATGTCTGGACGAAACCGGCGCCACTGTGGACTTGGTTTCAGTGAGGTA TTTCAGGAAAGTGAAGAAcaagaagaggcagctgggcaCTCCTCTGATGAGAGTTCAGAGGACTCCGAAAGTGGCTCTGAGTCAGAGCAAGAGGAGTCTGCAGAGGAGCTACAAGCTGCTGAAAAACATGATGAAGCTGAGGTTCCAGAGagcaaaaaagaagcaaaaagcaacTATAAAATGATGTTTGTTAAAGCCAGTGGTTCATAA